In Populus nigra chromosome 10, ddPopNigr1.1, whole genome shotgun sequence, the following proteins share a genomic window:
- the LOC133705708 gene encoding endo-1,3;1,4-beta-D-glucanase-like: MAGPQCCAHPPTLNPSSGAGHVEKVGGLDSYVSGSPDSKLAILLVSDVYGYEAPNLRKLADKIAAAGFYAVVPDFFYGDPFAPDNAERPIQVWLKDHGMHKGFEDAKPVIEALKSKGVSAIGAVGFCWGAKVVVELGKSSAFIKAAVLCHPSFVTVDDFKEFKVPISILGAETDHMSPPALLKQFEELLASKSEVDSFVKIFPKVAHGWTVRYDVEDEAAVKSAEEAHGNLLEWFAKYVK, translated from the exons atgGCAGGGCCTCAGTGCTGTGCTCACCCACCAACCCTAAACCCAAGCAGTGGAGCTGGCCATGTTGAGAAAGTTGGTGGCCTTGACTCTTATGTCTCTGGCTCTCCTGACTCTAAACTTGCCATTCTTCTTGTCTCTGATGTTTATG GATATGAAGCGCCGAACTTGAG GAAACTTGCAGACAAGATTGCAGCTGCTGGATTCTATGCTGTAGTTCCTGACTTCTTTTATGGAGATCCTTTTGCTCCTGACAATGCTGAGAGACCCATTCAAGTTTGGTTAAAGGATCACGGCATG CATAAGGGATTTGAAGATGCAAAACCTGTGATTGAGGCTTTGAAGAGTAAAGGTGTATCTGCAATTGGGGCTGTGGGCTTTTGTTGGGGTG CCAAGGTGGTAGTTGAACTAGGAAAATCTTCTGCTTTCATCAAAGCTGCTGTTCTGTGTCATCCTTCATTTGTCACTGTAGACGACTTCAAGG AGTTTAAGGTACCTATTTCAATACTAGGAGCTGAGACAGACCATATGTCTCCACCAGCGCTCTTGAAACAGTTTGAAGAGCTTTTAGCTAGTAAATCTGAG GTTGATAGCTTTGTGAAGATATTTCCAAAGGTTGCTCATGGATGGACAGTGAGGTACGATGTTGAAGATGAAGCTGCCGTGAAGAGTGCAGAGGAGGCCCATGGAAACTTGTTGGAGTGGTTTGCCAAATATGTCAAATGA